One genomic region from Clostridium saccharobutylicum DSM 13864 encodes:
- a CDS encoding DUF4879 domain-containing protein → MTDEQEKISQEFLSKYPNLKDDYIADKLKNNKIQTLGLRGMAPRLSDYYIYFIGDSKNGSTYYGENIARNQTVTKFDHNGTIYILTEEIGYGQESATFNGQNVSKYDSVTLDFNGDKIVDGFIDIWKIDNVTSGDFSTISISTNGTGVFKTGIHIL, encoded by the coding sequence ATGACGGATGAACAAGAAAAAATTAGTCAAGAGTTTTTGAGTAAATATCCAAATTTAAAAGATGACTATATTGCTGATAAATTAAAAAACAATAAAATACAGACTTTAGGATTAAGAGGAATGGCTCCAAGGCTTAGTGATTATTATATTTATTTTATAGGGGATTCCAAAAATGGTAGTACTTACTACGGAGAAAATATTGCTAGAAATCAAACAGTAACTAAATTTGATCACAATGGAACAATATATATATTAACTGAAGAAATTGGATATGGTCAGGAGTCTGCAACATTTAATGGTCAAAATGTAAGCAAATACGATTCAGTAACACTTGATTTTAATGGAGATAAAATAGTTGATGGTTTTATTGACATATGGAAAATAGATAATGTTACAAGTGGTGATTTTTCAACCATTTCCATTTCAACTAACGGAACTGGAGTTTTTAAGACTGGAATACATATATTATAA